The following proteins are co-located in the Mycolicibacterium goodii genome:
- a CDS encoding GAF domain-containing protein: protein MLEGLPDLQRTGDEDAGRLLASYQRSEEYGVPLESVEPVFAGTDHTGSLFAQCGGEVLSELHRTLAHEPVSLMLTDAEGVVLSRLSGDRRLLAALDDVHLAPGFGYAERDVGTNGLGLALADRTPTLVRADQHYARNLCSFTCAAVPVLDPLTGRLEGSVNLTTWAESSSDLLLALARSAASNTTALMLARSTGRHARPTPRGSVFRVEMPRLEPGSGTLHTLSGAWMSAVADAQAAMGRGSIVAAVGESGSGRATLLAQAARHTFPRDRILSAGVPDPSDVQTWLGLWTPELGKSHTAVIVRDVDLLPAWVAEHLRGLVLRGRGTASVPFAVTAERFEDIPAPLAALVDSIVAVPPLRERASDVLPLAMHIARHVRGRDVVIRPAAARALENYFWPGNVDQLAKVITHVARRGDVVDVAHLPSEVLAGSNRRLSRIEAFERGEIIRVVCGSGLTMSEAAHELGMSRATLYRKIAQYDIDITRG, encoded by the coding sequence GTGCTCGAAGGCCTACCTGACCTGCAAAGAACCGGCGACGAGGACGCCGGTCGGCTGCTGGCGTCGTATCAGCGCAGCGAGGAATACGGGGTTCCGCTGGAGTCGGTGGAACCCGTGTTCGCGGGCACCGACCACACCGGGTCGCTGTTCGCGCAGTGCGGCGGCGAGGTGCTCTCCGAGCTGCACCGCACCCTGGCCCACGAACCGGTCAGCCTGATGCTCACCGACGCCGAGGGTGTGGTGCTGAGCCGGCTCTCCGGCGATCGTCGCCTGCTGGCCGCGCTCGACGACGTCCATCTGGCGCCGGGCTTCGGCTACGCCGAACGCGACGTCGGCACCAACGGTCTCGGGTTGGCGCTGGCCGACCGCACGCCCACCCTGGTCCGCGCCGACCAGCACTACGCGCGCAACCTGTGCAGCTTCACGTGCGCCGCGGTGCCCGTGCTCGATCCGTTGACCGGTCGCCTGGAGGGCAGCGTCAACCTGACGACGTGGGCGGAGTCGTCGAGCGATCTCCTGCTGGCGCTGGCCCGTTCGGCGGCCAGCAACACCACCGCGTTGATGCTGGCCCGCTCGACGGGCCGGCATGCCCGGCCCACGCCGCGCGGCAGCGTGTTCCGGGTGGAGATGCCGCGGCTGGAACCGGGATCGGGGACCCTGCACACCTTGTCGGGCGCCTGGATGTCGGCGGTGGCCGACGCGCAGGCGGCCATGGGACGCGGCAGCATCGTCGCCGCCGTCGGCGAATCCGGGTCGGGGCGCGCGACGCTGCTGGCCCAGGCCGCCCGCCACACGTTCCCACGTGACCGCATCCTGTCGGCGGGCGTGCCCGACCCGTCCGATGTGCAGACCTGGTTGGGGTTGTGGACGCCGGAACTCGGCAAGAGCCACACCGCGGTGATCGTCCGCGACGTCGACCTGCTGCCGGCCTGGGTCGCCGAACATCTGCGCGGCCTGGTGCTGCGGGGCAGGGGGACGGCGTCGGTCCCGTTCGCGGTCACCGCCGAGCGGTTCGAGGACATCCCTGCTCCGCTGGCGGCGCTGGTCGACTCGATCGTGGCGGTGCCACCGCTGCGGGAGCGGGCGTCGGATGTGCTGCCGTTGGCGATGCACATCGCCAGGCACGTGCGCGGCCGCGACGTGGTGATCCGGCCGGCCGCGGCCCGCGCCCTGGAAAACTACTTCTGGCCGGGCAACGTCGATCAGTTGGCGAAGGTGATCACCCATGTGGCGCGGCGCGGTGACGTCGTCGACGTCGCGCACCTGCCGTCAGAAGTGTTGGCGGGCAGTAACCGTCGCCTGTCGCGCATCGAGGCCTTCGAACGCGGTGAGATCATCCGGGTGGTCTGCGGATCGGGGCTGACGATGTCCGAGGCGGCCCATGAGCTCGGGATGAGCCGGGCGACGCTGTACCGCAAGATCGCCCAGTACGACATTGACATCACCCGCGGCTGA
- a CDS encoding 2-oxo acid dehydrogenase subunit E2, whose amino-acid sequence MPALLRMPGVAANVTDAILSEWQVAENTEFAAADAIATVETDKANVDIEAESAGVILKYLVAPGTTVEVGAPIALTGSPGETVSDIDEALRVLGVMAEENFVNDETSDLPASAAQAPEEAPGGSSYAGANGQRLFVTPLVRRLAAEAGLELSGIVGTGPNGRIVKRDVAALLAGASAAPASPPVAPPAEPSVPAPSVAPAAHTGYTDIPHSRMRKSIAGRLAASKQTAPHFYVRGSARVDALLALRKQLNEAGDVKISVNDLIIKAAARAHTLVPAMNVVWLDDAVRQFDSIDIAVAVASDRGLVTPVVRNVGGRGIAAIAADTRDLAQRAREGKLRQDELEGGTLSISNLGMFGTEEFSAIINPPHAAILAVGAARQEPVVVDGELAVASVLKVTLSVDHRPVDGAVAAEWMKAFLDVLQTPLQILI is encoded by the coding sequence ATGCCCGCGTTACTGAGAATGCCCGGCGTGGCCGCCAACGTCACCGACGCCATCCTGTCGGAGTGGCAGGTGGCCGAGAACACCGAGTTCGCCGCGGCCGACGCCATCGCCACCGTGGAAACCGACAAGGCCAACGTCGACATCGAAGCCGAGTCCGCCGGTGTCATCCTCAAATACCTTGTCGCCCCGGGAACCACCGTCGAGGTCGGCGCACCGATCGCCCTGACCGGCAGCCCCGGCGAGACGGTGTCCGACATCGACGAAGCGTTGCGGGTCCTGGGTGTGATGGCCGAGGAGAACTTCGTCAACGATGAGACGTCCGATCTCCCCGCGAGCGCGGCGCAGGCACCGGAGGAGGCGCCGGGTGGCAGCAGCTATGCGGGGGCCAACGGGCAGCGACTCTTCGTCACGCCGCTGGTGCGGCGGCTCGCCGCCGAGGCCGGCCTCGAATTGAGCGGCATTGTGGGGACCGGACCCAACGGTCGCATCGTCAAACGCGATGTCGCCGCGCTGTTGGCCGGCGCGAGCGCCGCCCCCGCGTCGCCGCCGGTGGCGCCGCCCGCCGAACCATCCGTGCCCGCACCGAGCGTGGCGCCCGCGGCGCACACCGGGTACACCGACATCCCACACTCGCGGATGCGCAAGAGCATCGCGGGCCGCCTGGCCGCCAGCAAGCAGACCGCCCCGCACTTCTACGTGCGCGGCAGCGCCCGCGTCGACGCCCTACTGGCGCTGCGCAAGCAACTCAACGAGGCCGGCGACGTCAAGATCTCGGTCAACGACCTGATCATCAAAGCGGCAGCACGCGCGCACACCCTGGTGCCCGCCATGAACGTCGTGTGGCTCGATGATGCTGTGCGCCAATTCGACAGCATCGATATCGCGGTCGCCGTCGCCTCCGACCGCGGTCTCGTGACACCGGTGGTCCGCAACGTCGGAGGCCGCGGCATCGCCGCCATCGCCGCCGACACCCGCGACCTTGCGCAACGCGCCCGCGAGGGCAAGCTCAGGCAGGACGAACTCGAAGGCGGAACGCTGAGCATCTCGAACCTCGGCATGTTCGGAACCGAGGAGTTCTCCGCGATCATCAATCCGCCGCACGCCGCGATCCTCGCCGTCGGTGCTGCCCGGCAGGAGCCCGTGGTCGTCGACGGCGAGCTCGCCGTGGCCTCGGTGCTGAAAGTGACACTGTCGGTCGATCACCGACCCGTCGACGGTGCGGTGGCCGCCGAATGGATGAAGGCATTCCTCGACGTCCTGCAGACACCGCTGCAGATCCTGATCTGA
- a CDS encoding GntR family transcriptional regulator — MSAAPDDDAVAAGTVASERVANFLRQAILAGDIQPGERIRQEDIAERFGTSRLPVREALRMLEIEGLTENLANKGARVPLLSAHQVDVVYRMRESLEPLALTESIPRLDSATVARLAEIQEEIEADAESGGHVQRFLDLDRQFHLGSYEACTIEPLASTVTRLWNTTQPYRRAFVELTGARRMWIVNAEHRLLLDAIERRDVEDAVNTLRGHIRRTRVELEGHPEIFRKTSQGR; from the coding sequence ATGTCTGCTGCCCCTGACGACGACGCCGTTGCCGCAGGCACGGTCGCCAGCGAACGTGTCGCCAACTTTCTGCGGCAAGCCATCCTCGCCGGTGACATTCAACCGGGCGAACGCATCCGCCAAGAGGACATCGCCGAGCGGTTCGGGACCAGTCGGCTGCCGGTGCGGGAAGCGTTGCGCATGCTCGAGATCGAGGGACTGACCGAGAATCTCGCAAACAAGGGTGCGCGGGTGCCGCTGCTGAGCGCCCATCAGGTCGACGTCGTCTACCGGATGCGCGAGTCTTTGGAGCCCTTGGCATTGACCGAGAGCATTCCGCGCCTGGATTCGGCCACCGTGGCCCGTCTTGCCGAAATCCAGGAGGAGATCGAAGCCGACGCCGAGTCCGGTGGCCACGTCCAGCGTTTTCTGGATCTCGACCGGCAGTTCCACCTCGGTAGCTACGAGGCATGCACCATCGAACCGTTGGCGTCGACGGTGACTCGGCTGTGGAACACCACGCAGCCGTACCGGCGCGCGTTCGTCGAGCTCACCGGCGCGCGTCGGATGTGGATCGTCAATGCCGAACATCGGTTGTTGTTGGACGCCATCGAGCGACGCGATGTCGAGGACGCCGTGAACACGTTGCGCGGCCACATTCGCCGCACCCGCGTCGAATTGGAGGGCCACCCCGAGATCTTCCGCAAGACCTCGCAAGGCCGTTGA
- a CDS encoding putative quinol monooxygenase — translation MIFIVVKFKPKPEYVESFPDVVADFTQATRNEPGNLFFDWSRSLEDPSEYVLVEGFRDGDAGKEHVSSEHFAKFVAETPKTLAATPLIISQTIDATGWSEMAELKAG, via the coding sequence GTGATCTTCATCGTCGTCAAGTTCAAGCCCAAGCCGGAGTACGTCGAGAGCTTCCCCGACGTCGTTGCCGACTTCACCCAGGCCACCCGCAACGAACCCGGCAACCTGTTCTTCGACTGGTCCCGCAGCCTCGAAGACCCGTCGGAATACGTTCTGGTGGAGGGTTTCCGCGACGGGGACGCCGGCAAGGAGCACGTCAGCAGCGAACACTTCGCGAAGTTCGTCGCCGAGACGCCGAAAACACTGGCGGCGACTCCGCTGATCATCAGCCAGACCATCGACGCGACCGGATGGTCGGAGATGGCCGAGCTGAAAGCCGGTTAG
- a CDS encoding thiamine pyrophosphate-dependent enzyme gives MSTHTPLQPAAPWVQVEATFEDWDAADPELLKSMLSQLILIRSFEEYVLDLAGQGLIHGPAHSSIGQEGGAVGSALSLTSADSVNGSHRGHHQFLAKALQHIAPAGIDPTEEFTGDIRTVMLRSLAEICGLSRGFCRGRGGSMHLQWHEAGAIGTNAIVGGGVPLAAGYAWANRHSGSDAVVVTYFGDGAINIGSTLETMNLASAWKLPLCFFIENNRYAVSTNVEESTGEPRLSARGLGFNIASWKVDGMDVLATHLAMQEACEHMRAGKGPTIVEADVYRYFHQNGAFPGSAFGYRTKEEEKAYRDRDPIKQLSAHLERRGILDATAIEKAVDRAATMMAELGDVLLEPVPGGKPGQRRIKPEEWPDPDFVDVGVRGDLSEFDGIEFVDRDTFAGATTESKFVECIAAVLNRRMETDKSIVIMGEDIHRLNGGTNGATRGLSDQFPDRTLGTPISENAFTGLGGGLALDGRYTPIVEFMYADFMWVAADQLFNQIGKARHMFGGENDVPLVLRSKVAMGTGYGSQHSMDPAGIFATQPGWRIVAPSTAFDYVGLMNTALRCKDPVVVLEHVDLYNSTSDAPVDDFDYHLPVGKAAVRHTGSAVTVISYLAMTNYCLQAITEGGFDADLIDLRWLDRASLDWETIEASVRKTNRVIIAEQGAKGTSYGGWLADEIQRRLFDWLDHPVERVTGGEASPSISKVLERAAIAQAAEIAEKLTEVTEA, from the coding sequence GTGAGTACCCATACGCCGCTTCAGCCCGCAGCCCCGTGGGTGCAGGTCGAGGCCACCTTCGAAGACTGGGATGCCGCCGACCCCGAGCTGCTCAAAAGCATGCTCAGTCAACTGATTTTGATCCGGTCGTTCGAGGAGTACGTGCTCGACCTCGCCGGGCAGGGGCTCATCCACGGTCCGGCGCACTCCTCGATCGGGCAGGAGGGCGGGGCGGTCGGCTCGGCGCTGTCGCTGACATCCGCCGATTCGGTCAATGGATCCCATCGCGGGCACCATCAGTTCCTGGCCAAGGCCTTGCAACACATCGCACCGGCCGGCATCGACCCCACCGAGGAGTTCACCGGCGACATCCGCACCGTGATGCTCCGCAGCCTCGCCGAGATCTGCGGCCTGTCCCGCGGGTTCTGCCGCGGTCGCGGCGGATCCATGCATCTGCAGTGGCACGAGGCCGGAGCGATCGGGACGAACGCGATCGTCGGCGGTGGTGTGCCGTTGGCCGCCGGGTACGCCTGGGCCAACCGGCACAGTGGTTCCGACGCGGTGGTGGTCACCTACTTCGGCGACGGTGCCATAAACATCGGATCCACGCTGGAGACCATGAATCTCGCGTCCGCGTGGAAGCTGCCGCTGTGCTTCTTCATCGAGAACAACCGCTATGCGGTGTCGACCAATGTCGAAGAATCCACCGGCGAACCACGACTGTCGGCCCGCGGCCTCGGGTTCAACATCGCCAGCTGGAAAGTCGACGGCATGGATGTCCTGGCCACCCACCTTGCGATGCAGGAAGCGTGCGAACACATGCGCGCGGGCAAGGGCCCGACCATCGTCGAAGCCGACGTCTACCGGTACTTCCACCAGAACGGCGCCTTCCCCGGCAGCGCGTTCGGCTACCGCACCAAAGAGGAAGAGAAGGCCTACCGCGACCGCGACCCGATCAAGCAGCTGTCGGCGCACCTGGAGCGGCGCGGCATCCTCGATGCAACCGCGATCGAGAAGGCCGTCGACCGCGCCGCCACGATGATGGCCGAACTCGGCGACGTCCTGCTGGAACCGGTCCCCGGCGGCAAACCGGGCCAGCGCCGGATCAAACCGGAGGAGTGGCCCGACCCCGATTTCGTCGACGTCGGTGTTCGCGGCGACCTCTCGGAGTTCGACGGCATCGAGTTCGTCGACCGTGACACCTTCGCCGGTGCCACCACGGAATCGAAGTTCGTCGAATGCATTGCGGCCGTGTTGAACCGGCGCATGGAAACCGACAAGTCGATCGTGATCATGGGCGAGGACATCCACCGACTCAACGGCGGCACCAACGGTGCCACCCGCGGCCTGTCCGACCAGTTCCCTGATCGGACCCTGGGAACCCCGATCAGCGAGAACGCGTTCACCGGCCTCGGCGGGGGGCTGGCACTCGACGGCCGGTACACCCCGATCGTGGAGTTCATGTACGCCGACTTCATGTGGGTGGCCGCCGATCAACTGTTCAACCAGATCGGCAAGGCCAGGCACATGTTCGGCGGCGAGAACGACGTACCGCTGGTGCTGCGCAGCAAGGTCGCCATGGGTACCGGATACGGGTCGCAGCATTCGATGGACCCCGCCGGGATCTTCGCCACCCAGCCGGGCTGGCGCATCGTCGCCCCCTCCACCGCATTCGACTATGTGGGTCTGATGAACACCGCTCTGCGGTGCAAGGATCCGGTGGTGGTGCTCGAGCACGTCGATCTCTACAACAGCACGAGCGACGCCCCCGTCGACGACTTCGACTACCATCTGCCGGTCGGCAAAGCCGCTGTGCGCCACACCGGTTCAGCGGTCACGGTGATCTCCTACCTGGCCATGACCAACTACTGCCTGCAGGCCATCACCGAAGGCGGGTTCGACGCCGACCTGATCGACCTGCGCTGGCTGGACCGCGCGTCGCTGGACTGGGAGACCATCGAGGCCAGCGTCCGAAAGACCAATCGCGTCATCATCGCCGAGCAGGGCGCCAAAGGCACCTCCTACGGTGGGTGGCTGGCCGACGAGATCCAGCGGAGGCTCTTCGACTGGCTCGATCACCCGGTGGAGCGCGTCACCGGCGGCGAAGCCTCGCCCAGCATCAGCAAGGTACTGGAACGTGCCGCCATCGCGCAGGCGGCCGAAATCGCCGAAAAGCTCACCGAAGTCACGGAGGCCTGA
- a CDS encoding iron-sulfur cluster assembly protein: MNRYETALAALDSVVDPELDEPITTLGFVRSLDVSPGGDVTLHLRLPTSFCSPNFAYLMASDAKDALRALDWTHHVVVELDDHHDSAIINAGLAADAGYRGTFAHEAQDSLDELRETFRRKAHTAAMERCLTALLRADRSRSEASMGEVTLGELPCDANTSALLKRRATLGLPVTADSLVLVDHYGRSYPADAAPLALRRARSTRISIDGNAHFCRGLLRTRYGDDEPAAFIPLTALTHR; the protein is encoded by the coding sequence GTGAACCGGTACGAAACCGCGCTCGCCGCATTGGATTCGGTGGTGGATCCCGAACTCGACGAGCCGATCACCACACTGGGTTTCGTGCGGTCGCTGGACGTCTCGCCGGGCGGGGACGTCACGCTGCACCTGCGGTTGCCGACGTCGTTCTGTTCGCCGAACTTCGCCTACCTCATGGCCTCGGACGCCAAAGACGCACTGCGAGCGCTCGACTGGACCCATCACGTGGTGGTCGAGCTCGACGATCACCACGACTCCGCGATCATCAATGCCGGGCTGGCCGCCGATGCGGGGTACCGCGGGACGTTCGCCCACGAGGCGCAGGACAGTCTCGACGAGCTGCGGGAGACCTTCCGCCGCAAGGCGCACACCGCGGCGATGGAGCGTTGCCTGACCGCGCTGCTGCGCGCCGACCGCAGCCGCTCGGAGGCGTCCATGGGTGAGGTCACCCTCGGTGAATTACCCTGTGATGCAAACACTTCGGCGTTGCTGAAGCGCCGGGCGACGCTGGGCCTGCCGGTCACCGCCGATAGTTTGGTGCTCGTCGACCACTACGGGCGGAGCTATCCGGCCGATGCCGCGCCGCTGGCGCTGCGGCGGGCGCGCTCGACGCGTATCTCGATCGACGGGAACGCCCACTTCTGCCGCGGACTGTTGCGCACCCGCTACGGCGACGACGAACCGGCTGCGTTCATTCCCCTTACCGCCCTTACCCATCGCTAG
- a CDS encoding amidohydrolase family protein — MYRKDDTSFFIVDAHIALWDARPENQRNIHGKQFIDCFYDYHRNLSPESEVWTYEEYLYQGGERLMKDLFTDGYVDHAIFQPAYLGEFYYKGFGQTDEAFELASAHPDKLTYNHNFDPRNGEAGLDQFREDVAKYGLKGVKLYTAEWHGESRGWRMDDPWAYRYFEVCRELGVRNIHVHKGPTIRPLDRDAFDVADIDHVASDFTDLNFVVEHCGLPRLEDFCWIATQEPNVHAGLAVAMPFIHTRPKYFAQIMGELLYWIGEDRIQFSSDYALWTPRWLIEAFVDFQIPEELGEYAPITVDQKKKILGLNAAKMYDIPVPAELRLPDAGEPATGPRGADNLVGAP, encoded by the coding sequence ATGTACCGCAAGGACGACACCAGTTTTTTCATCGTCGACGCCCACATCGCGCTGTGGGACGCCCGGCCCGAGAACCAGCGCAACATCCACGGCAAGCAGTTCATCGACTGCTTCTACGACTATCACCGCAACCTCTCCCCCGAGTCCGAGGTGTGGACCTACGAGGAGTACCTGTATCAGGGCGGCGAGCGGCTGATGAAGGACCTGTTCACCGACGGCTACGTCGACCACGCGATCTTCCAGCCGGCATATCTCGGCGAGTTCTACTACAAGGGGTTCGGGCAGACCGACGAGGCGTTCGAGCTGGCGTCGGCGCATCCGGACAAGCTGACCTACAACCACAACTTCGACCCTCGCAACGGTGAGGCCGGTCTCGACCAGTTCCGCGAGGATGTGGCCAAGTACGGGCTCAAGGGCGTCAAGCTGTACACCGCCGAATGGCACGGCGAATCCCGCGGCTGGCGGATGGACGATCCGTGGGCCTACCGCTACTTCGAGGTGTGCCGGGAACTCGGGGTGCGCAACATCCATGTGCACAAGGGCCCGACGATCCGGCCGCTGGACCGCGACGCATTCGACGTCGCCGACATCGATCACGTCGCCTCCGACTTCACCGACCTGAACTTCGTGGTCGAACACTGCGGACTGCCGCGGCTGGAGGACTTCTGCTGGATCGCCACCCAGGAACCCAATGTGCACGCCGGCCTGGCGGTGGCGATGCCGTTCATCCACACCCGGCCGAAGTACTTCGCGCAGATCATGGGTGAGCTGCTGTACTGGATCGGCGAGGACCGCATCCAGTTCTCCTCGGACTATGCGCTGTGGACGCCGCGCTGGCTCATCGAGGCGTTCGTCGACTTCCAGATCCCCGAGGAGCTCGGCGAATACGCGCCGATCACCGTCGATCAGAAGAAGAAGATCCTCGGCCTCAACGCCGCCAAGATGTACGACATCCCGGTGCCGGCCGAGCTTCGGCTGCCCGACGCCGGCGAGCCCGCGACGGGCCCCCGCGGCGCCGACAACCTGGTGGGGGCGCCGTGA
- a CDS encoding NADP-dependent succinic semialdehyde dehydrogenase produces the protein MAIATINPATGKVERSFDAHDEREVDRRIAEVHSAFRALSDTSFAERAGWMKSAADALETDVDQAARLLTLEMGKTITQARAEVLKSAKTMRFYAEHAEEFLSGRALPDPAEVDASAAYTRYEPMGVVLAVMPWNYPIWQVVRFAAPALMAGNAGLLKHASNVPQAALYLDTLFEKGGFPAGSFRSLLIPASGVERVARDPRVVAMTLTGSEPAGRSLAAIAGSEVKHVVLELGGSDPFIVTPSADLDRAVATAVAARTTNNGQACINAKRFIVYADVYDAFLERFTAAMAGLVMGDPMSEETEIGPLATESGRSEIEELVEDARSKGATITTGGTTPQGPGWFYPPTVITDVTPAMRLYAEEAFGPVAAVYRVADRDEALAVANSTTFGLSSAVWTQDPEDEQFFIERLQAGAVFVNGMSISYPQLPFGGVKDSGVGRELSAEGIREFCNLKSVWRG, from the coding sequence ATGGCGATCGCCACCATCAATCCCGCCACCGGCAAGGTTGAACGCAGCTTCGACGCTCACGACGAGCGGGAGGTGGACCGTCGAATCGCCGAAGTGCACAGCGCGTTTCGTGCGCTGAGCGACACGTCTTTCGCAGAGCGCGCCGGATGGATGAAGTCGGCGGCGGACGCGTTGGAGACCGATGTCGACCAGGCCGCACGCCTGCTCACGCTCGAGATGGGCAAGACGATCACCCAGGCGCGCGCCGAGGTGCTCAAGTCCGCGAAGACCATGCGGTTCTATGCCGAGCACGCCGAAGAGTTCCTCAGCGGTCGCGCACTGCCCGATCCGGCCGAGGTCGACGCCAGCGCCGCCTACACCCGCTACGAGCCCATGGGTGTCGTGCTGGCGGTGATGCCGTGGAACTATCCCATCTGGCAGGTCGTCCGCTTCGCCGCTCCTGCCTTGATGGCGGGCAACGCCGGCCTGCTCAAGCATGCGTCGAATGTCCCGCAGGCCGCGCTCTACCTCGACACACTTTTCGAGAAGGGTGGGTTCCCGGCCGGCAGCTTCCGCTCGCTGCTGATCCCCGCGTCCGGGGTCGAGCGCGTCGCCCGCGACCCTCGGGTGGTGGCGATGACGCTGACCGGCTCCGAGCCGGCCGGCCGGTCGTTGGCCGCGATCGCCGGCTCTGAGGTCAAGCACGTCGTGCTGGAGCTCGGCGGCTCCGACCCGTTCATCGTGACCCCGTCGGCCGACCTCGATCGCGCGGTGGCCACCGCGGTGGCGGCCCGCACCACCAACAATGGGCAGGCCTGCATCAACGCCAAACGCTTCATCGTGTACGCCGACGTCTACGACGCCTTCCTGGAACGGTTCACCGCCGCCATGGCCGGTCTGGTGATGGGCGACCCGATGAGTGAGGAAACCGAGATCGGCCCGTTGGCAACCGAATCCGGCCGGTCCGAGATCGAGGAACTCGTCGAGGACGCCCGAAGCAAGGGCGCAACGATCACCACCGGCGGCACCACCCCGCAGGGCCCGGGGTGGTTCTATCCGCCCACCGTCATCACCGACGTCACACCCGCCATGCGGCTCTACGCCGAAGAGGCCTTCGGCCCGGTGGCCGCGGTGTACCGCGTGGCCGACCGCGACGAGGCCTTGGCCGTGGCCAACTCGACCACTTTCGGGCTGAGCTCCGCGGTGTGGACGCAGGACCCCGAGGACGAGCAGTTCTTCATCGAACGCCTGCAGGCCGGTGCGGTGTTCGTCAATGGGATGTCCATCTCCTACCCGCAGTTGCCGTTCGGCGGAGTCAAGGACTCCGGGGTGGGCCGCGAGCTCTCCGCCGAAGGAATCCGCGAGTTCTGCAATCTGAAGTCGGTGTGGCGCGGCTAG
- a CDS encoding NAD(P)-dependent alcohol dehydrogenase — protein sequence MRAVQVVGYHQNLEMKEVPAPTPSGPFDVVVKIGGAGVCRTDLHILEGQWAEKSQVQLPYTIGHENAGWVHAVGSAVTNVAEGDKVIVHPLITCGLCRACRSGDDVHCEANQFPGIDTNGGYAEYLKTSARSVVKIDDALEPADVAALADAGLTAYHAAAKAARRLTPRDRVVVIGAGGLGHIGIQVLKALSPAELIVVDRNPEALKLAESIGADHAVVADGSQVEQVLDLTGGHGAEVVVDFVGEGGATAEGVAMLRRAGDYHVVGYGENIDVPTIDIISTEINFIGNLVGSYNDLCDLMALAARGKVSLHTQKYALDDFQSAITDLDNGNVRGRAILIP from the coding sequence ATGCGCGCCGTCCAGGTGGTCGGCTACCACCAGAACCTCGAGATGAAGGAGGTGCCTGCGCCGACGCCCTCCGGGCCATTCGACGTCGTCGTCAAGATCGGCGGCGCCGGGGTGTGCCGCACCGATCTGCACATCCTGGAGGGCCAGTGGGCCGAGAAGTCCCAGGTGCAACTGCCGTACACGATCGGCCACGAGAACGCCGGGTGGGTGCACGCCGTCGGTTCCGCGGTCACCAACGTCGCCGAGGGTGACAAGGTCATCGTGCATCCGCTGATCACCTGCGGGCTGTGCCGGGCCTGCCGGTCGGGTGACGATGTGCACTGCGAGGCCAACCAGTTTCCCGGTATCGACACCAACGGCGGATACGCCGAGTACCTGAAGACCTCGGCGCGCAGCGTCGTGAAGATCGATGATGCGCTCGAGCCGGCCGACGTTGCCGCCTTGGCCGATGCGGGGTTGACGGCGTACCACGCCGCGGCCAAGGCGGCGCGCCGGTTGACCCCGCGGGACCGCGTCGTGGTGATCGGTGCGGGTGGGTTGGGGCACATCGGTATTCAGGTGCTCAAGGCGCTCTCCCCCGCCGAGCTCATCGTCGTCGACCGCAACCCGGAAGCGCTGAAGCTGGCCGAGTCGATCGGCGCCGACCACGCGGTGGTTGCCGACGGCAGCCAGGTCGAGCAGGTGCTGGACCTGACCGGCGGCCACGGCGCCGAGGTGGTGGTGGACTTCGTCGGCGAGGGCGGCGCGACCGCCGAGGGGGTCGCGATGCTGCGTCGGGCAGGCGACTACCACGTCGTCGGCTACGGCGAGAACATCGACGTGCCGACCATCGACATCATCTCCACCGAGATCAACTTCATCGGCAACCTCGTCGGGTCGTACAACGACCTGTGCGACCTGATGGCGCTGGCCGCGCGCGGCAAGGTCAGCTTGCACACCCAGAAGTACGCACTCGACGACTTCCAGTCCGCCATCACCGATCTCGACAACGGCAACGTCCGCGGGCGTGCCATCCTCATCCCATAG
- a CDS encoding VOC family protein yields the protein MTAESPAEDDTRSTGIPGMRRFDHIGITVPDLAEATTFFVDVLGCEYLYTLGPLRDDEGTWMTDHLNVHPRATCPALHFFRCGDAAVFEVFEYSSPDQNLVPPRNSDVGGHHVALYVDDLDAAVEYLRARGVRVLGEPTVSTGPHEGQRWVYFLAPWGMQFELVSYPHGKAWFRPDWTP from the coding sequence ATGACCGCCGAAAGTCCGGCCGAAGACGACACCAGGTCCACCGGCATTCCCGGGATGCGCAGGTTCGACCACATCGGCATCACCGTGCCCGACCTGGCTGAGGCCACAACATTTTTCGTCGACGTCCTGGGCTGTGAGTACCTCTACACGCTGGGCCCGTTGCGCGACGACGAGGGCACATGGATGACCGATCATCTCAACGTGCACCCGCGCGCGACATGTCCTGCGCTGCACTTCTTCCGTTGCGGCGACGCCGCGGTGTTCGAGGTGTTCGAGTACTCCTCGCCGGACCAGAACCTGGTGCCGCCGCGCAACAGCGACGTCGGGGGCCACCATGTCGCGCTGTATGTGGACGATCTCGATGCGGCGGTCGAGTATCTGCGCGCCCGCGGGGTGCGGGTGCTCGGTGAGCCGACGGTCAGCACGGGACCGCATGAGGGTCAGCGGTGGGTGTACTTCCTCGCACCCTGGGGCATGCAGTTCGAGTTGGTCTCCTACCCGCACGGAAAGGCGTGGTTTCGGCCAGACTGGACGCCGTGA